From a region of the Candidatus Azobacteroides pseudotrichonymphae genomovar. CFP2 genome:
- a CDS encoding ComEC/Rec2 family competence protein — protein sequence MGLSQDFFQSFTDIGVSHILVISGIYFPILFGMMYFLLPFVRNFLRGKIVEQL from the coding sequence ATGGGATTAAGCCAAGACTTTTTTCAATCGTTCACTGATATTGGAGTATCCCATATTCTTGTTATAAGTGGAATTTATTTTCCAATTTTGTTTGGAATGATGTATTTTCTACTCCCGTTTGTTAGAAATTTTCTCAGGGGAAAAATTGTTGAGCAATTGTGA
- the rpe gene encoding ribulose-phosphate 3-epimerase, giving the protein MSFILAPSLLSANFLHLEEEIEILNGSMADRLHLDIMDGVFVPNISIGLQQVKHLSRISFKPLDAHLMIVEPQKFIGLFRDFGIQTLTIHYETCTHLHKIIMQIKENGMKVGVALNPHTPIEVLTDVLEELDRVLILSVNPGFGGQKFIPNSYSKVSRLKNLINKKELNTSIEVDGGIDIKTGKMMLEAGANILVVGSFIFEAKNPIEMIKQMKGL; this is encoded by the coding sequence GTGTCATTTATTCTTGCTCCCTCTTTATTATCAGCAAATTTTCTTCATTTGGAGGAAGAAATAGAAATACTTAATGGTAGTATGGCTGATCGTTTGCATTTGGATATAATGGATGGCGTTTTTGTGCCTAATATTTCTATTGGACTTCAGCAAGTTAAACACCTATCAAGGATATCTTTCAAACCTTTGGATGCTCATTTGATGATTGTTGAACCACAAAAATTTATTGGACTATTTCGTGATTTTGGAATACAAACATTAACAATCCATTATGAAACCTGTACTCATCTTCATAAGATAATTATGCAAATTAAGGAAAATGGGATGAAAGTTGGAGTGGCACTCAATCCACATACTCCAATAGAGGTGTTAACTGATGTTTTAGAAGAATTGGATAGAGTGTTAATCTTATCGGTTAATCCGGGTTTTGGAGGGCAAAAATTTATTCCAAATTCTTATAGTAAAGTGAGTCGTTTAAAAAATTTAATTAATAAAAAAGAATTAAATACTTCTATTGAAGTAGACGGCGGCATAGATATTAAGACAGGGAAAATGATGTTGGAAGCAGGAGCAAATATATTAGTTGTTGGTAGTTTTATTTTCGAAGCGAAAAATCCTATTGAAATGATAAAGCAAATGAAGGGTTTGTGA
- the rnc gene encoding ribonuclease III, whose product MLGFPPKNFSIYEKALLHKSSSKRDENGCYQNNERLEFLGDAIFNAIIAVILYKKFPTNDEGFLTNTRSKIVKRDTLDKIAYQLGINHLIMISAKVKNHKHIMGNTLEAFIGAIYLDKGYLKTKEFVEKRIINPYIDIDTLVREEVNFKSKLFEWCQKHKILLQFQTLENFTDNNRNVVFQIQALLNNHIAGIGIGYSKRESQQHASQMTWRKIRTDKIFLREVFAGVKKTNSEDK is encoded by the coding sequence ATGCTCGGTTTCCCTCCTAAAAATTTTTCTATTTATGAAAAGGCTTTGTTGCACAAATCCTCCTCTAAAAGAGATGAAAATGGTTGTTATCAAAACAATGAGCGATTGGAATTTTTAGGCGATGCAATTTTCAATGCAATAATAGCTGTTATTCTCTACAAAAAATTTCCGACAAATGACGAAGGATTTCTTACTAATACTCGTTCTAAAATTGTGAAAAGGGATACTTTGGATAAGATTGCTTACCAGTTGGGTATAAATCATTTAATTATGATTTCTGCTAAGGTTAAAAATCATAAGCATATAATGGGGAATACTCTAGAAGCGTTTATTGGTGCTATTTATTTGGATAAAGGATATCTAAAAACTAAAGAGTTCGTTGAAAAACGAATTATCAATCCGTATATAGACATTGATACATTAGTAAGAGAAGAGGTCAATTTTAAATCTAAGCTCTTTGAATGGTGTCAAAAGCATAAAATATTACTACAATTTCAGACATTAGAAAATTTTACTGATAACAATCGGAATGTAGTTTTTCAAATTCAAGCTTTACTTAATAACCACATTGCTGGTATAGGTATCGGTTATTCTAAACGAGAATCTCAGCAACATGCTTCGCAAATGACTTGGAGGAAAATCAGAACAGACAAAATTTTCTTACGAGAAGTATTTGCGGGAGTGAAAAAAACAAACTCTGAAGACAAATGA
- the fabF gene encoding beta-ketoacyl-ACP synthase II, with product MELKRVVVTGLGAITPLGFDVQTTWQSLINGISGAGDITLFNASKFKTRFACEVKDFNPGKYFNRKEERKLDRYAQFAVIAAREAIADSLLDNELIDCNRVGVIFSSGIGGISTFEQEVANYYLHESLGPRISPFFIPKMISDIASGHISMIYGFRGPNFGTVSACATSTTGLITAFDTIRLGKAEVIISGGAEASITPAGVGGFNAMNALSVRNGSPKTASRPFSASRDGFVIGEGGACIILEEMEHALARGAKIYAEVIGGGASGDAYHLTASHPDGLGAQLVMQNALADAHLTPNSIDYINVHGTSTPVGDISEVKAIKRVFGEEAYRLNISSTKSMTGHMLGATGAVEAMVCILAIQNGIVPPTINHDSDDDDNEIDHKLNFTFNKAEKRSVKIALSNTFGFGGHNACIIVKNFLGKSV from the coding sequence ATGGAATTAAAAAGAGTGGTAGTAACAGGCTTAGGGGCTATAACCCCGTTGGGGTTTGATGTACAAACTACATGGCAATCTCTTATCAATGGAATAAGTGGAGCGGGAGATATTACTTTGTTTAATGCATCCAAATTCAAGACTCGTTTTGCTTGTGAAGTGAAAGATTTCAATCCTGGCAAATACTTTAATCGCAAAGAAGAAAGAAAACTGGATCGTTATGCACAATTTGCAGTAATTGCTGCAAGAGAGGCTATCGCAGATTCTTTGTTGGATAATGAATTAATTGATTGTAATAGGGTAGGAGTTATATTTTCATCGGGTATTGGAGGGATATCAACATTTGAACAAGAGGTGGCAAATTATTACCTACATGAATCTCTAGGGCCAAGGATTAGTCCGTTCTTTATCCCAAAAATGATAAGTGATATTGCATCGGGTCATATTTCGATGATTTATGGATTTAGAGGACCTAATTTCGGTACTGTTTCAGCGTGTGCCACATCTACTACCGGTTTGATAACTGCTTTTGATACAATTCGATTGGGTAAAGCTGAAGTCATTATATCAGGTGGAGCAGAAGCTTCTATTACTCCTGCAGGAGTAGGTGGGTTCAATGCCATGAATGCTTTGTCTGTACGAAATGGATCTCCAAAAACTGCCTCAAGACCATTCAGTGCTAGTCGTGATGGTTTTGTAATAGGTGAAGGAGGGGCATGTATTATTTTAGAAGAAATGGAACATGCATTGGCCAGAGGAGCGAAAATTTATGCCGAAGTTATAGGTGGAGGTGCTTCAGGGGATGCTTATCACTTAACGGCGTCTCATCCAGATGGATTGGGTGCTCAATTGGTGATGCAGAATGCTTTGGCAGATGCTCATTTGACTCCAAATAGTATTGATTATATTAATGTTCATGGAACTTCTACGCCGGTAGGTGATATTTCGGAAGTAAAGGCAATTAAAAGAGTCTTTGGAGAAGAAGCTTACAGATTGAACATTAGTTCTACTAAATCTATGACGGGGCACATGTTAGGAGCTACTGGTGCTGTTGAAGCGATGGTGTGTATATTGGCTATTCAAAATGGTATTGTTCCTCCAACAATTAATCATGATTCAGATGATGACGACAATGAAATTGATCATAAACTAAACTTTACTTTTAATAAAGCAGAAAAGCGGAGTGTTAAAATAGCGCTTTCCAATACTTTTGGTTTTGGAGGACATAACGCTTGTATTATTGTTAAGAATTTTTTAGGTAAAAGTGTTTAG
- a CDS encoding 2-oxoacid:ferredoxin oxidoreductase subunit beta produces MTYEATDFKNSQQVRWCPGCGDYGVLSSLHKAMAKLNIAPHSTVVISGIGCSSRLPYYMNTYGFHTIHGRGAAVATGVKVANPSLSVWLATGDGDCLAIGGNHFIHTIRRNVDINILLMNNKIYGLTKGQYSPTSDRGFVSKSSPYGTVEDPFRPAELAIGARGCFFARTIDSDIKNAPEILIAAAQHKGTTVVEFILNCVIFNNGINESIVSRENFSDKTIFLRHGAKMIFGKNNNKGIVREGFDLKAVTIGKNNYSMDDVLIHDATNSDPSLHLKLALMDGSELPVALGIIRNVEALVYDYEIEKQIKEVKDMKKEKTLREFLMAGNVWE; encoded by the coding sequence ATGACATACGAAGCTACAGATTTCAAAAATTCTCAACAGGTGCGTTGGTGTCCTGGATGTGGTGATTATGGTGTACTAAGTAGTCTTCACAAAGCAATGGCAAAATTGAATATTGCTCCTCATAGTACAGTTGTTATTTCTGGAATTGGTTGTTCATCTCGTCTGCCTTATTATATGAATACTTATGGATTTCATACTATTCACGGGCGTGGTGCTGCTGTTGCTACAGGTGTAAAAGTGGCTAATCCCAGTTTATCAGTTTGGTTGGCAACTGGAGACGGTGATTGTTTAGCAATTGGAGGGAATCATTTTATTCATACTATTCGCCGTAACGTGGATATTAATATTTTATTGATGAATAATAAAATTTATGGATTGACTAAAGGACAATATTCGCCTACTTCTGATCGTGGTTTCGTCTCCAAATCTTCTCCCTACGGAACAGTAGAAGATCCTTTTCGTCCAGCTGAATTAGCAATAGGTGCACGTGGGTGTTTTTTTGCCCGTACTATCGATTCCGATATAAAGAACGCACCAGAGATTTTAATTGCTGCTGCTCAGCATAAAGGAACAACCGTTGTCGAATTTATTCTCAACTGTGTGATTTTTAATAACGGTATTAATGAGAGTATAGTTAGCCGAGAGAATTTTTCTGACAAAACTATTTTTCTCCGTCATGGAGCAAAAATGATATTTGGGAAAAACAATAATAAAGGAATTGTTCGGGAGGGATTTGACTTAAAAGCTGTAACTATTGGTAAAAACAACTATTCCATGGATGATGTTTTAATCCATGATGCAACTAATTCTGACCCAAGTTTACATCTGAAATTAGCTTTAATGGACGGGAGCGAATTACCTGTCGCACTGGGTATTATTCGTAATGTAGAGGCACTGGTCTATGACTATGAAATAGAAAAACAGATTAAAGAAGTAAAGGATATGAAAAAGGAGAAGACTCTTAGAGAATTTTTAATGGCAGGAAATGTATGGGAATAA
- a CDS encoding 2-oxoacid:acceptor oxidoreductase subunit alpha has product MNEIKIKELENVVIRFSGDSGDGMQLAGTIFSNLSAYLGNEIITFPDFPAEIRAPRGSLSGVSGYQIQLGVDVYTPGDKADVLIAMNPAALKVNAQSIYPNSVVIIDKNSFQTVDLQRALFVSNDPFKELGLNSVQVIAAPILQMCKDCLSGIADNKQCIKSRNIFALGLVCWLFNRPLEIVDRFLSEKFKKKPSILQVNKRVLVAGYNYGYNVHSSVSTYRIETTNHKKGFYTDINGNRATAYGLIAASEKSGLPLFLGSYPITPATDIMQELAARKELNVKVMQTEDEIAAVCTAIGASFAGNLAVTSTSGPGLALKSEAIGLAVMAEIPLVVIDVQRGGPSTGLPTKSEQTDLMQALYGRNGESPVVVMAALSPTDCFDAAFWACKLALEHLTPVILLTDGYIANGSSAWRIPDLAEYPNIRPPYVSKEQKNWHPYHRDSMNDVRYWAIPGMEGFSHRIGGLEKDSNTGIISTDAANHQKMVKIRYSKIDKIAQNLPLQEVIGDIDAEVLVVGWGGTYGHLLEAVTKVRNSGRKIAFAHFKFICPFPINTREILKKYKKVLVVEQNSGQLAGYLRSKINGIQPYQYNQVDGQPLNTNRLVEEISQLF; this is encoded by the coding sequence ATGAATGAAATAAAAATTAAAGAATTAGAAAATGTAGTTATTCGATTTTCTGGTGACTCGGGGGATGGTATGCAATTGGCAGGAACAATTTTTTCCAATTTGTCTGCCTATCTAGGTAATGAAATCATTACGTTTCCTGATTTTCCAGCTGAGATAAGAGCTCCTCGTGGAAGTCTTTCCGGAGTATCTGGTTACCAGATACAATTAGGAGTTGATGTATATACTCCTGGTGATAAAGCCGATGTCTTGATTGCAATGAACCCTGCTGCATTAAAAGTAAATGCGCAGTCCATTTACCCTAATTCAGTAGTTATCATAGATAAAAACTCATTTCAAACCGTTGATTTGCAACGAGCCTTATTTGTCAGCAATGACCCTTTTAAAGAATTAGGTTTGAATTCAGTACAGGTTATTGCCGCACCTATTTTACAAATGTGCAAAGATTGTTTGTCTGGTATTGCAGACAATAAACAATGTATAAAGAGTCGAAACATTTTTGCTTTGGGATTAGTTTGCTGGTTGTTCAATCGTCCGTTGGAAATTGTTGACAGATTTTTATCTGAAAAGTTTAAGAAAAAACCTTCTATATTGCAAGTTAATAAACGGGTACTGGTAGCCGGATATAATTATGGGTATAATGTTCATAGTTCAGTTTCTACCTATCGAATAGAAACTACTAATCATAAAAAAGGATTTTATACTGACATAAATGGAAACCGAGCGACTGCTTATGGGTTAATTGCTGCATCGGAGAAATCTGGTTTGCCTTTGTTTTTAGGCTCATATCCAATTACGCCGGCAACAGATATTATGCAAGAACTTGCTGCTCGAAAAGAGTTAAACGTAAAAGTAATGCAAACCGAAGATGAAATTGCGGCTGTTTGTACAGCTATCGGGGCCTCTTTTGCTGGAAATCTGGCAGTGACAAGTACTTCAGGTCCGGGATTAGCTTTAAAGAGTGAAGCTATTGGTTTGGCAGTGATGGCTGAAATACCGTTAGTAGTAATAGATGTCCAACGAGGTGGACCCTCTACAGGCTTGCCTACTAAAAGTGAACAGACTGATTTAATGCAAGCGTTATATGGGCGTAATGGTGAGTCTCCTGTTGTAGTTATGGCAGCACTATCACCAACGGACTGTTTCGATGCAGCATTTTGGGCATGCAAACTTGCCCTGGAACATCTTACTCCAGTTATATTACTAACTGATGGTTATATTGCTAATGGAAGCAGTGCGTGGCGTATTCCTGATTTAGCTGAATATCCAAATATTCGACCTCCTTATGTAAGTAAGGAACAAAAGAATTGGCATCCATATCATCGCGACTCAATGAACGATGTACGTTATTGGGCAATCCCTGGCATGGAAGGCTTTTCTCATCGCATCGGTGGTTTAGAAAAGGATAGCAATACAGGTATTATTTCAACTGATGCTGCCAATCATCAAAAAATGGTGAAGATCCGTTATTCAAAAATAGATAAAATTGCTCAAAATCTTCCATTACAAGAAGTAATAGGGGATATCGATGCGGAGGTATTGGTCGTAGGATGGGGAGGAACTTATGGGCATCTATTAGAAGCAGTCACAAAGGTTCGTAATTCCGGGAGAAAAATTGCCTTTGCGCATTTCAAATTTATTTGTCCTTTTCCTATCAATACAAGAGAGATTTTAAAAAAATATAAAAAAGTATTGGTCGTTGAACAAAATTCAGGACAATTAGCTGGTTACTTACGTTCTAAAATAAATGGTATCCAACCATATCAATATAATCAGGTGGATGGACAGCCTCTCAATACTAATCGTTTAGTAGAGGAGATAAGCCAGTTATTCTAG
- a CDS encoding shikimate kinase, whose translation MRRIFLIGYMGAGKTTIGKILAEKLNLSFIDTDFFIKNRYKKEITDIFAGEGEEKFRRIEQKILQEIIQKWENIVISTGGGTPCFFHNMELMNASGTTVYLKATIELLTERLINMKCARPLIKDKSPEEIKYFVINNLVKRELFYNQASIVFFIKKMTMNDIIENLMPKI comes from the coding sequence ATGAGGCGAATATTCTTGATCGGTTACATGGGAGCTGGAAAAACTACTATTGGTAAAATTTTGGCAGAAAAATTGAATCTATCTTTTATAGATACGGATTTTTTCATAAAAAATCGTTATAAAAAAGAAATAACTGATATATTTGCAGGGGAAGGAGAAGAAAAATTCCGGAGAATAGAGCAAAAGATTTTACAAGAAATTATTCAGAAATGGGAAAATATTGTTATTTCGACCGGAGGGGGTACTCCTTGTTTTTTTCATAATATGGAATTAATGAATGCTTCAGGTACTACTGTTTATCTGAAAGCTACAATAGAATTGCTGACAGAACGTTTGATTAATATGAAATGTGCTCGTCCGCTCATCAAAGATAAAAGTCCAGAGGAAATAAAATACTTCGTTATCAACAATCTGGTAAAACGGGAATTATTTTACAATCAGGCATCTATTGTTTTTTTTATAAAAAAAATGACGATGAATGATATTATAGAGAATTTAATGCCAAAAATATAA
- a CDS encoding SDR family oxidoreductase, with translation MKNIFSVEGKVAVITGAGGVLGGSITKSLSEAGTKIVMLDIRKENLDCKVAELQSFDKEAIGFVCDVLSAESLRKTAAKIVKKWGKIDILINCAGGNIPGATLSSSQTIFDMKVEDWERVVALNQNGTVYPCLIFGKVMSEQKEGSIINISSMATYNAITRVPGYSVAKTGINIFTQWLATELARKFGEGIRVNAIAPGFFIGDQNRAVLINSDGTLTERSKKILAKTPMGRFGDISELNGAVQFLCSPAARFITGTILPIDGGFSAFSGV, from the coding sequence ATGAAAAATATTTTTAGTGTAGAGGGGAAAGTTGCTGTTATTACAGGAGCTGGAGGAGTTTTAGGTGGAAGTATTACAAAGAGTTTGTCAGAAGCAGGGACAAAAATTGTAATGTTGGATATTCGTAAGGAAAATTTGGATTGTAAGGTTGCCGAATTGCAATCGTTTGATAAAGAAGCTATCGGATTTGTTTGTGATGTTTTAAGTGCAGAAAGTCTCCGCAAAACTGCTGCCAAAATTGTAAAAAAATGGGGAAAGATAGATATTTTGATTAACTGTGCTGGTGGAAATATTCCAGGGGCTACCCTTTCTTCTAGTCAGACAATTTTTGATATGAAAGTTGAAGACTGGGAGAGGGTCGTTGCGTTAAATCAGAACGGAACGGTTTATCCTTGTTTAATTTTTGGCAAAGTGATGTCTGAACAAAAGGAAGGGAGTATAATCAATATTTCTTCTATGGCAACTTACAATGCAATAACCCGTGTTCCTGGCTATTCAGTTGCTAAAACAGGGATTAATATCTTTACTCAATGGCTAGCCACTGAATTGGCTAGAAAATTTGGAGAGGGTATTCGAGTAAATGCTATTGCTCCAGGTTTTTTTATTGGAGATCAAAATCGTGCTGTATTGATTAATTCCGATGGGACCTTAACAGAAAGAAGTAAAAAAATATTAGCGAAAACTCCTATGGGACGTTTTGGTGATATTAGCGAATTGAATGGTGCTGTACAGTTTTTATGCTCACCGGCAGCAAGATTTATTACAGGAACTATTCTTCCAATTGATGGGGGATTTAGTGCTTTTAGTGGTGTTTGA
- a CDS encoding DUF5063 domain-containing protein, with protein MQDIIYSKYTIDFARIALEYCMLVEKTKEADKKTFVNNMTKVLPLLYLKVSIIPEIQENYESNLKNKVDENFYSQVENGISKLLGNDNWYLETFHIDIQSGDPPFNAKISEDLADIYQDLGNFIAVFKNGHKETMNDSLILCIENFKKYWGQHLVNSLKALHFIKYKLGIEE; from the coding sequence ATGCAAGACATTATATATTCGAAATATACGATAGATTTTGCTCGCATAGCCCTGGAATATTGTATGCTTGTAGAAAAGACAAAAGAAGCTGATAAAAAAACTTTTGTTAATAACATGACAAAAGTTTTGCCTCTTTTGTATCTCAAAGTATCTATTATTCCTGAAATTCAGGAAAACTATGAATCAAATTTAAAAAATAAGGTGGACGAAAATTTTTATTCTCAGGTAGAAAATGGTATTAGTAAATTGCTAGGTAATGACAATTGGTATTTAGAAACTTTTCATATAGATATTCAATCTGGTGATCCTCCTTTTAATGCGAAAATATCAGAAGATTTGGCTGATATCTATCAAGATTTAGGGAATTTTATTGCTGTTTTCAAAAATGGACATAAAGAGACAATGAACGACTCTTTGATACTGTGTATAGAAAACTTTAAAAAGTATTGGGGACAACATTTAGTCAATTCATTAAAAGCTTTGCATTTTATCAAATATAAATTGGGAATTGAGGAGTAA
- a CDS encoding DedA family protein, with translation MDIFNCFFDFTIHINKHLIEWTKQYGYWIYIISFLIVFCETGLVVIPFLPGDSLLFALGALAFEETNCLNVHVMLLLISIASILGDTCNYLVGKFFGKKLFRNPNSLFFRQSFLKKTHDFYEKYGGKTIVLARFVPIVRTFAPFVAGMGQMNYTHFFIYNTIGGVFWAMLFLYIGYFFSQLHFIKNYFSFLSIAFVFISLLLGLIETLRQYKQNNE, from the coding sequence ATGGATATTTTCAACTGTTTTTTTGATTTTACTATCCACATCAACAAGCATTTGATAGAATGGACTAAACAATATGGATATTGGATATATATTATCTCATTTTTGATTGTTTTCTGTGAAACAGGGTTAGTAGTAATTCCTTTTCTGCCTGGAGATTCTTTATTGTTTGCACTAGGTGCACTGGCTTTTGAAGAGACAAACTGTCTTAATGTTCATGTAATGCTATTGTTGATCTCTATTGCATCCATTTTAGGTGATACTTGTAATTATTTGGTAGGAAAGTTTTTTGGTAAAAAACTTTTTCGCAATCCTAATTCGCTTTTTTTTAGACAAAGTTTTCTAAAAAAAACACATGATTTTTACGAAAAATACGGAGGGAAAACTATTGTTCTTGCACGTTTTGTGCCAATAGTGAGAACATTTGCTCCTTTTGTAGCAGGGATGGGACAAATGAATTATACTCATTTTTTTATCTATAATACAATAGGAGGCGTTTTTTGGGCGATGTTATTTCTATATATCGGTTATTTTTTTAGTCAATTGCATTTTATAAAAAATTATTTTAGTTTCCTATCTATAGCTTTCGTTTTCATATCATTGTTGCTAGGACTTATTGAAACATTGAGACAATATAAACAAAACAATGAATAA
- the rnr gene encoding ribonuclease R — translation MIKKKYKRQIKFFKQLKEEKIFQRILNLFKAFPREIFDCQQISYRIDPTSQTNSLIIVRVLEILCKKKILVKIDKSKYQLKNTKSTIPSIQDEYNLPCKYPEEAEKAAQKIPNHITLTEISNREDFRETLTFTIDPQNAKDFDDALSIKKLSNNFYEIGVHIADVTHYIKPDSSIDKEALKRGTSIYLVDKVIPMLPESLCNEVCSLRPNEDKLCFSVIFEMDGKAKIHNYRIRRTIIRSDHRFTYEEAQEIIERSFATNYEDCSLNSSVFTLNCLAKILREKRFSNGSIDFVQREIQFDLDREGNPLDIYLKKNNEANQLVEEFMLLANKTIAEIVGKVPKNKRAKPFVYRVHGLPDIEKIKNLKQLVRSFGYKLNIKRINNETSKNISSLFKQVQGTREQNLIETIALRTMEKAIYTTENVGHYGLAFKYYTHFTSPIRRYPDMIVHRLLEKYLNRKYSVSKKSLERLCKHCSEQESIAIQAERASIKAKQVEFMSTKVGNTFDGVISNVTEWGLYVELGNGCEGLIPMRYLDDDFYELDEKTYRLIGKTKKHIYCLGDPLQIRVIHSNLEKRQLDFAPISFKK, via the coding sequence ATGATAAAAAAAAAATATAAGCGCCAAATAAAATTTTTCAAACAACTAAAAGAAGAAAAGATCTTTCAAAGAATACTAAATCTTTTTAAAGCTTTCCCAAGAGAAATATTTGATTGTCAACAAATTAGTTATAGGATTGATCCAACTTCACAAACTAATAGCTTAATAATCGTCCGCGTTTTGGAAATACTTTGCAAAAAAAAAATTTTAGTTAAAATAGATAAAAGTAAATATCAGTTGAAGAACACTAAAAGCACAATACCATCTATTCAAGATGAATACAATTTACCATGTAAATATCCCGAAGAAGCAGAAAAAGCAGCACAAAAAATTCCGAATCATATTACTCTAACGGAGATCAGCAATCGTGAAGATTTTCGAGAAACACTTACTTTTACAATTGATCCGCAAAATGCTAAAGATTTTGATGATGCTTTATCCATTAAAAAACTATCCAACAATTTTTATGAAATAGGTGTACATATAGCTGATGTAACTCACTACATAAAGCCTGATAGCAGTATAGATAAAGAGGCATTGAAAAGAGGGACTTCCATATATTTGGTAGATAAGGTTATACCAATGCTTCCAGAGTCGCTATGCAATGAAGTTTGTTCGTTGCGCCCGAACGAGGATAAGCTGTGTTTTTCTGTTATTTTCGAAATGGATGGGAAAGCTAAAATCCACAACTACCGTATTCGGCGAACCATTATACGTTCCGATCATCGTTTCACTTATGAGGAAGCTCAAGAAATAATAGAAAGAAGTTTTGCTACAAATTATGAGGATTGCTCATTAAATAGTTCTGTTTTTACTTTAAATTGTCTAGCTAAAATCTTACGAGAGAAGAGATTTTCAAATGGTTCGATTGATTTTGTCCAAAGAGAGATTCAATTCGATTTGGATAGAGAAGGGAATCCTTTAGATATTTATTTAAAAAAAAATAACGAAGCGAATCAATTAGTGGAAGAGTTTATGCTATTGGCTAATAAAACAATTGCTGAAATAGTTGGGAAAGTACCTAAAAATAAAAGGGCGAAACCATTTGTTTATAGAGTACATGGTTTGCCAGATATAGAAAAAATAAAAAATCTTAAACAGCTAGTTCGAAGTTTTGGATATAAATTGAATATTAAGAGAATAAATAATGAAACGTCCAAAAATATTAGCTCTCTATTTAAGCAAGTACAAGGAACAAGAGAACAAAATTTAATCGAAACTATTGCTCTTCGAACGATGGAAAAGGCCATTTATACAACTGAAAATGTTGGACATTACGGATTAGCATTCAAATATTATACTCATTTTACATCACCTATTCGTCGTTACCCTGATATGATAGTTCACCGACTGTTGGAAAAATATTTAAATAGGAAATACTCGGTTTCTAAAAAATCTTTAGAAAGGCTTTGCAAACATTGTTCTGAACAAGAATCAATTGCTATTCAAGCTGAAAGAGCTTCTATTAAAGCTAAACAGGTAGAATTTATGTCTACCAAGGTAGGAAATACGTTTGATGGTGTGATATCAAATGTAACAGAGTGGGGATTGTATGTGGAATTAGGGAATGGATGTGAGGGATTGATTCCAATGCGCTATTTGGATGATGATTTTTACGAATTAGATGAAAAGACTTACAGATTGATAGGTAAAACAAAAAAACATATTTACTGTTTAGGCGATCCTTTACAAATAAGAGTAATACATAGTAATTTGGAGAAACGTCAATTAGATTTTGCTCCTATATCTTTCAAGAAGTGA